The genomic segment CTGTCCACAGCGACAGTGACCTTCGGAAATTTCTTCTTCATCTGGAAGGGCTCGTCGCCTATGTCGCAGGCGTTGGTAGAGTCGTCTGCCACCAGGAAACCACTTGTCTTACGCTTGTAACCACGACTGAGCACGGCTACTTGCCAACGGTCCTGCAGCAGGCGAATAAGGTATTCCACGTGTGGTGTTTTACCCGTGCCTCCCACGGTGATGTTTCCAACCGAGATGACAGGAACATCGAAGGCGTGACTTTTCAGAATGCCCATCTCGAAGAGTGCATTCCTGATGCCAACGACCAGTCCGTATAACCAGCTCAGTGGCAAAAGCCATTTATTGATTTTTATGAAGTCGCCTTCCAATGTTTTTTGCTTGTCGTTACGTTATTCGCAATCAATGATCACGTACTTTATCGAATTGTTGTAGAGAACGGGAGTCTTGCCTGCAGACGGTTGCGCTGACGGTCCTTACGCATCTCAATGAATGGCTCGTAGAGTTCACCTAAAGTCTCGCGCAACTGTTCGTCAAGATAGGTACCCTTGGAGTCTGTGGTCGACTTTAAAAGATTGTCGAACCAACTGGCCTTGGCTGGATAATTGCTGGTGCTGTATTCGTTAATCTTTGCCAGTTCGGCTGCTTTCTTCACAGCATCGTTAAGAGAACCAATCTTATCGATGAGCTTGATGGGCAGTGCATCAGTAGCCAACCATACACGACCTTGTGCAATCTCGTGTACCTGCTCTTTTTTCATTTTACGGCCTTCGGCAACAATGCTCAGGAAAGTGTCGTAGCCACGGTCCACATAGGCTTGCATGAAGCGAAGCTCTTCTTCGTTGTTCTTGCCAAAAATGAGATTTGTTTCATAGTCGGTGTGGTTGTTGGTCTGTACGCCGTCCCAGGTAACGCCAAGCTTTTCTGATACCAGTTCGCTGACATTAGGAGTAAGACCAAAGATACCAATAGAACCTGTTACGGTGGTTGGCTCGGCAAAAATGTAATTGGCTGGAGCGCTGATCATGTAGCCACCAGAAGCAGCATAGCCACCCATGGATACGACCACGGGCTTCTTCTCTTTGAGAAGTTTGATGGCATGCCAAATCTGTTCGCTTGCAATGGCACTGCCACCAGGTGAGTTAACACGCAAGACAACGGCTTTGACATCATCATCGTCGGCCAATTTCTTAAGGCCGGCTACCATCTCGCTGCCTACAATGGCATGGTCGGACGATAGACCAGACAATGGCTGGTCAACAATCTCGCCGTATGCATAGTAAACGGCAATCTTGTCATCGACTTCGTCTTTATTTTCGTCCAAAGCAAGCATCTCTGAGACAGACATCTGGTTAATGTTCTCATCACTATTAATACCCAGCTTGTTCTTGATGACTGTCTTGATGGCCTCGGGATACATGGCACCATCAA from the Prevotella sp. E15-22 genome contains:
- the sppA gene encoding signal peptide peptidase SppA, with amino-acid sequence MKDFFKYMLATVCGIVAMSIVAGIIFMISFASMIASGNAAPEVKDNSVLVLKMSGAVSEQVAEGTPFDALLGTADMENLGLDDILKAIEAAKNNDHIKGIYIEGGTTTFDAPATAQQIRHALQDFKKSGKWIIAYADQYMQASYYVASVADSLFINQTGMIDFKGMGGKSYYLTGLYEKIGVRYQCTRVGKYKSAVESVTRKDMSDNDREQRLAMYQGIWDYWLKEMAQSRKVTVDQLNQLANDSIMIFASIDDYKAAKLIDGAMYPEAIKTVIKNKLGINSDENINQMSVSEMLALDENKDEVDDKIAVYYAYGEIVDQPLSGLSSDHAIVGSEMVAGLKKLADDDDVKAVVLRVNSPGGSAIASEQIWHAIKLLKEKKPVVVSMGGYAASGGYMISAPANYIFAEPTTVTGSIGIFGLTPNVSELVSEKLGVTWDGVQTNNHTDYETNLIFGKNNEEELRFMQAYVDRGYDTFLSIVAEGRKMKKEQVHEIAQGRVWLATDALPIKLIDKIGSLNDAVKKAAELAKINEYSTSNYPAKASWFDNLLKSTTDSKGTYLDEQLRETLGELYEPFIEMRKDRQRNRLQARLPFSTTIR